Proteins from one Rhizobium sp. WSM4643 genomic window:
- a CDS encoding type II 3-dehydroquinate dehydratase yields MTRTIFVLNGPNLNLLGEREPAIYGSVTLANIKDKCLAKADSLGFAIDFRQTNFEGELVESVHQARTDACGIIINPAGYTFTSIALLDALKMFDPPKIELHISNVHARESIYHNSLISRVATAIMIGFGADGYELAIQAMAGMVKRD; encoded by the coding sequence ATGACCAGAACCATTTTTGTGCTCAACGGACCGAACCTGAATCTGCTCGGTGAGCGCGAGCCCGCCATCTACGGCTCGGTGACGCTGGCCAATATCAAGGACAAGTGCCTCGCAAAGGCTGACAGTCTCGGCTTTGCCATCGACTTCCGGCAGACCAATTTCGAGGGCGAACTGGTGGAGAGCGTGCATCAGGCCAGGACAGACGCCTGTGGCATCATCATCAATCCTGCCGGTTATACCTTCACATCGATCGCTCTTCTGGATGCGTTGAAAATGTTCGACCCGCCGAAGATCGAGCTGCACATTTCGAATGTTCATGCGCGCGAGAGCATCTACCACAATTCGCTGATCTCGCGCGTTGCCACCGCCATCATGATCGGCTTTGGAGCCGACGGCTACGAACTGGCTATCCAGGCGATGGCTGGAATGGTCAAGCGGGACTGA
- a CDS encoding amino acid ABC transporter permease codes for MNYKLDFTPVIDGLPSLLLGCLGTFLLAICGMLLAIIIGIGGVALRDSALKPARWLVIAFVELIRNTPFLVQIFFIYFALPLTGIRLDPTPTAIIALGINGGAYAIEIIRGGVQSIPRGQMEAGLALGLHKAQVFRLIILKPALRAIYPSLTSQFVLLTLTTSIASAISAYELTSVSQRIESESFRSFEVYFTVTVFYFVISWLMMRIFALFSARYFKYPVK; via the coding sequence ATGAATTATAAGTTGGATTTCACCCCGGTCATAGATGGCCTGCCGAGCCTTCTGCTTGGCTGTCTCGGGACATTCTTACTTGCCATTTGTGGGATGTTGCTGGCGATCATCATCGGAATTGGCGGCGTTGCGCTGCGCGACTCTGCGCTCAAGCCGGCGCGATGGCTGGTCATCGCCTTCGTCGAATTGATCCGTAACACGCCGTTCCTGGTCCAGATCTTCTTCATCTATTTTGCGCTTCCGCTCACGGGCATCAGGCTGGATCCGACGCCGACGGCGATTATCGCGCTCGGCATCAACGGTGGTGCCTACGCCATCGAGATCATTCGCGGCGGCGTTCAGTCGATCCCCAGGGGACAGATGGAAGCGGGGCTGGCCCTTGGTCTGCACAAGGCTCAGGTCTTCCGGCTGATCATTCTCAAGCCGGCATTGCGGGCGATCTATCCGTCCCTGACCAGCCAGTTCGTCCTCCTGACGCTCACCACCAGCATTGCATCGGCGATTTCGGCCTACGAGTTGACCTCCGTATCGCAGCGCATCGAGTCGGAGAGCTTCCGCAGCTTCGAGGTCTACTTCACGGTCACGGTTTTCTATTTCGTGATCTCCTGGCTGATGATGCGAATCTTCGCGCTGTTTTCGGCGCGCTACTTCAAATATCCGGTCAAGTAG
- a CDS encoding amino acid ABC transporter permease, translating to MGHDEFVFLLIGLKWTVVLSAVGFVCGGIAGLGVALARASGIPLLERVTAGYIAVFQGTPLLMQLFVVYYGLALVGLMLDAWVAVAIGLTLHASAYLGEIWRGSIEAVPRGQTEAAKALSLRYVSRMRDVILPQALRISLPATVGFLVQLIKGTSLASIVGFTELTRAGNIISNQIFQPLTVFGIVGALYFLMCCPLTILGARLERKFAASAR from the coding sequence ATGGGTCACGACGAATTCGTCTTCCTCCTCATCGGCTTGAAATGGACCGTGGTCCTGTCTGCCGTCGGCTTCGTCTGCGGCGGCATTGCAGGGCTCGGTGTCGCCCTTGCCCGTGCCTCGGGCATACCGCTGCTGGAACGCGTCACGGCCGGCTACATCGCCGTCTTCCAGGGAACCCCGCTGCTCATGCAGCTTTTCGTCGTCTATTACGGCCTCGCTTTGGTCGGGCTGATGCTCGACGCCTGGGTGGCCGTTGCCATCGGCCTGACCCTGCATGCGAGCGCCTATCTGGGCGAGATCTGGCGCGGATCGATCGAAGCGGTGCCGCGCGGCCAGACGGAAGCGGCAAAGGCTCTCAGCCTCAGATACGTCTCGCGTATGAGGGATGTCATCCTGCCGCAGGCGCTGCGCATCTCGCTGCCAGCCACGGTCGGTTTCCTCGTGCAACTGATCAAAGGCACCTCGCTTGCATCGATCGTCGGCTTCACCGAGCTGACGCGGGCCGGCAACATCATCTCCAACCAGATCTTCCAACCGCTGACGGTCTTCGGCATCGTCGGCGCTCTCTACTTCCTGATGTGCTGCCCACTGACGATCCTTGGCGCGCGCCTCGAACGAAAGTTTGCCGCCTCTGCGCGCTGA
- a CDS encoding amino acid ABC transporter ATP-binding protein, whose translation MTSPSPAQGAETMITMERVEKWYGAFQALHDINISVRSGERIVLCGPSGSGKSTLIRCINHLETYEKGEIRVGGILLGNQAKTIDAIRREVGMVFQQFNLFPHLTVLQNCMLAPMKAAGVGKAEAEERARGLLERVKILEQADKYPVQLSGGQQQRVAIARALCMRPKVMLFDEPTSALDPEMVKEVLDTMIALADEGMTMICVTHEMGFARQVADRVIFMASGAIVEEAPPAKFFTNPQHERTTKFLGEILRK comes from the coding sequence ATGACCAGTCCCAGTCCTGCTCAAGGCGCAGAGACCATGATCACCATGGAGCGGGTGGAGAAGTGGTATGGCGCTTTTCAAGCCCTGCACGACATCAACATATCGGTTCGCAGCGGCGAGAGGATCGTCTTGTGCGGGCCTTCCGGCAGTGGGAAGTCGACGCTCATCCGCTGCATCAACCATCTCGAGACCTACGAGAAAGGTGAAATCCGCGTCGGCGGAATTCTTCTAGGCAATCAGGCCAAGACCATCGATGCGATCCGTCGTGAGGTCGGCATGGTCTTCCAGCAGTTCAATCTGTTTCCGCATCTGACGGTGCTGCAGAACTGCATGCTGGCGCCGATGAAGGCTGCCGGCGTCGGCAAGGCGGAGGCCGAGGAACGGGCACGCGGGCTGCTCGAGCGGGTCAAGATCCTGGAGCAGGCCGACAAATATCCGGTGCAGCTTTCGGGTGGCCAGCAGCAGCGCGTGGCCATTGCCCGCGCGCTTTGCATGCGGCCGAAGGTGATGCTGTTCGACGAGCCGACGTCGGCGCTTGATCCGGAGATGGTCAAGGAGGTGCTGGATACGATGATTGCGCTCGCCGACGAGGGCATGACGATGATCTGCGTCACCCACGAAATGGGCTTTGCCCGCCAGGTCGCAGATCGCGTGATTTTCATGGCCAGCGGCGCGATCGTCGAGGAGGCCCCGCCGGCCAAGTTCTTCACAAACCCACAGCATGAGCGAACCACGAAATTCCTCGGAGAGATCCTGCGGAAGTAA
- a CDS encoding Gfo/Idh/MocA family protein, with product MKPLEIAVMGAGLIGRRHVERVMSEPGTVLSAVIDPSAAGRDFAETVGARWYRSFSGIRVEDRPDGVIVATPNQLHVENGMEIVAAGIPVLIEKPIADDVDAAAALVAAGEKAGIPLLVGHHRRHNPMIQAVKQIVDGGRLGRILTVHGTFWVAKPDDYFDIPWRREAGAGPVFVNLIHDVDLFRYFFGEVEAVHAMESHAVRNHAVEDTAVVTLRFASGVLATLNGSDAVAAPWSWETTTGENPAFPRYDQFCYQIGGTKGSLGIPDLTLWTSPSKPDWLEPLAQERVPYQAADPLCVQLRHFCDVIRGGATPLVSGREGLATLRVVEAIKRSARLGQMIHLSNASASSDPQKV from the coding sequence ATGAAGCCGCTGGAGATTGCAGTCATGGGAGCTGGCCTCATCGGCAGGCGCCACGTCGAGCGTGTCATGTCCGAGCCCGGAACCGTTCTCTCGGCGGTGATCGATCCTTCTGCCGCCGGTCGCGACTTTGCCGAGACTGTCGGCGCCCGATGGTACCGGAGCTTCTCAGGCATCCGCGTCGAGGATAGGCCTGACGGCGTCATCGTGGCAACGCCGAACCAGCTCCACGTTGAGAACGGAATGGAGATCGTCGCTGCCGGCATCCCTGTTCTGATCGAGAAACCGATCGCCGATGATGTCGATGCTGCCGCAGCACTGGTTGCCGCCGGCGAGAAGGCAGGCATACCGCTGCTGGTTGGCCATCACAGACGCCACAATCCGATGATCCAGGCGGTCAAACAGATCGTCGACGGCGGAAGGCTTGGCCGGATCCTCACGGTGCACGGCACGTTCTGGGTCGCCAAGCCCGACGACTATTTCGACATCCCCTGGCGGCGCGAGGCGGGCGCCGGCCCGGTCTTCGTCAACCTGATCCACGATGTCGATCTCTTCCGATATTTCTTCGGCGAGGTCGAAGCCGTCCATGCGATGGAATCCCACGCCGTGCGGAACCATGCCGTCGAGGATACGGCTGTCGTCACGCTGCGTTTCGCAAGCGGGGTGCTTGCAACCCTCAACGGCAGCGATGCCGTGGCCGCGCCCTGGAGCTGGGAGACGACCACCGGCGAAAACCCCGCTTTTCCCCGTTACGATCAATTCTGCTACCAGATCGGCGGCACCAAGGGTTCGCTCGGAATTCCCGATCTGACGCTTTGGACGAGCCCTTCGAAGCCCGATTGGCTGGAGCCGCTTGCCCAGGAGCGCGTGCCTTACCAAGCCGCCGATCCCCTTTGCGTTCAGCTCAGACACTTTTGCGACGTCATTCGTGGCGGTGCCACGCCTCTGGTGAGTGGCCGGGAGGGCCTTGCTACGCTCAGGGTCGTCGAAGCGATCAAGAGATCGGCACGCTTAGGGCAGATGATCCACCTCTCTAACGCCAGCGCCTCTTCCGATCCCCAGAAAGTCTGA
- a CDS encoding shikimate dehydrogenase family protein, translated as MITGTTKLIAHLGYPTESFKAPLIYNPYFQKNGIDAVVVPMGCRPEDYPAFLKLLFRLSNIHGALITMPHKVSTMALLDETSTNAKVAGSCNAVRLGSDGRLIGDMFDGEGFVRGVLRKGKKVEGAHALIAGAGGVGSAIAASLAQAGVDHLAIFDANQTTATALLDRLKKYYPHLEVTVGSADPEGFDIVVNATPLGMRRGDPLPIDIDRISPSTFVGEVVLTKEITPFLEAVRARGCAFQVGTDMLFEQIPAYLEFFEFPTTTADNLRAIAKLG; from the coding sequence ATGATCACCGGGACGACCAAACTCATCGCTCACCTCGGCTATCCCACGGAGTCCTTCAAGGCCCCGCTGATCTACAATCCTTACTTTCAGAAGAACGGAATTGATGCCGTCGTCGTGCCGATGGGCTGCAGACCGGAGGATTATCCGGCATTTCTGAAGCTTCTGTTCCGGTTGTCCAACATCCACGGTGCTCTGATCACGATGCCGCACAAGGTTTCGACAATGGCACTGCTCGACGAAACATCGACCAACGCAAAAGTCGCCGGCTCGTGCAATGCAGTGCGTCTCGGTTCGGACGGCAGGCTGATCGGTGACATGTTCGATGGCGAGGGCTTCGTTCGCGGCGTGTTGCGCAAGGGTAAAAAGGTTGAAGGAGCCCATGCGCTCATTGCGGGCGCCGGCGGCGTCGGCTCGGCGATCGCCGCGTCATTGGCACAGGCGGGTGTGGACCACCTCGCCATCTTCGATGCCAACCAGACGACCGCGACCGCGCTGCTGGACAGGCTGAAGAAATATTATCCGCATCTTGAAGTGACGGTCGGCTCCGCCGATCCTGAAGGTTTCGACATTGTCGTCAATGCGACGCCTCTCGGCATGCGGCGAGGTGACCCGCTGCCGATCGATATCGACCGCATCTCGCCATCGACCTTCGTCGGCGAAGTCGTGTTGACGAAGGAGATAACCCCTTTTCTTGAGGCCGTGCGGGCGCGCGGCTGCGCATTTCAGGTGGGGACGGACATGTTGTTCGAACAGATCCCCGCCTATCTCGAATTCTTCGAATTCCCGACGACGACGGCCGACAATCTCCGTGCCATCGCCAAACTCGGATGA
- a CDS encoding SDR family oxidoreductase: MTFPLFDLSGRRALVTGSSQGIGRALAVGLAEHGASIIINGRNAQKAEAAAEDIRRSHRHAVSAAFDVTDAEASRTAIAYIEAEIGPIDILVNNAGMQFRTPLENFPVDKWDEIFKTNVSSLFYVSQPVAQAMISRGCGKIINIASVQAELARPGIAPYTATKGAVKNLTRGMATDWAKYGLQVNAIAPGYFRTPLNQALVDDPKFSGWLETRTPAGRWGEVKELVGAAVFLASDASSFVNGHMLTVDGGITASL, from the coding sequence GTGACCTTTCCCCTCTTCGACCTCTCCGGCCGTCGTGCCCTCGTCACCGGCTCCAGTCAGGGCATCGGCCGCGCATTGGCGGTCGGGCTTGCCGAGCATGGCGCTTCGATCATCATCAACGGCCGCAACGCGCAGAAGGCGGAGGCCGCCGCCGAGGATATCCGTCGCAGCCATCGCCATGCCGTCAGCGCCGCCTTCGACGTCACCGATGCGGAGGCCAGCCGCACCGCCATCGCCTATATCGAGGCGGAGATCGGCCCGATCGACATCCTCGTCAACAATGCCGGCATGCAGTTTCGCACACCGTTGGAGAACTTCCCGGTCGACAAGTGGGACGAGATCTTCAAGACCAATGTCTCCAGCCTGTTCTATGTCAGCCAGCCGGTCGCCCAGGCGATGATATCGCGCGGCTGCGGCAAGATCATCAACATCGCCTCCGTCCAGGCCGAACTCGCCCGTCCCGGTATCGCGCCCTATACCGCGACCAAAGGCGCGGTGAAGAACCTCACGCGCGGCATGGCCACCGACTGGGCGAAATACGGCCTGCAGGTCAATGCGATCGCGCCCGGCTATTTCCGCACGCCGCTCAACCAGGCGCTTGTCGACGATCCGAAGTTTTCTGGCTGGCTGGAAACCCGCACGCCGGCGGGCCGCTGGGGCGAGGTCAAGGAGCTCGTCGGCGCCGCCGTCTTCCTCGCCTCGGATGCCTCTTCCTTCGTCAACGGCCACATGCTGACGGTCGATGGCGGCATCACCGCCTCGCTCTAG
- a CDS encoding 3-carboxy-cis,cis-muconate cycloisomerase yields MTASPFDHPFLSSLLGDDEIAPYVSAEADIRAMLSFEAALAKAEAAHGLIPAEAARRIADTCAAFSPDMSSLRSATARDGVVVPDLVKQLRADVGEEAAKSLHLGATSQDVIDTSLMIRLKTVVFLFAGRLSTIAARLDALDRQFGRNRLMGHTRMQAAIPITVADRLNAWRAPLTTYRDRLTEQSFPVQFGGAAGTLDKIGSQAAAIRASLAQELGLTDAPQWQSGRLPIADIAGLFASISGSLGKMGQDIALLAQAGDEIEISGGGTSSAMAHKQNPVSAEVLVSLARFNATVLSGIHQSLIHEQERSGAAWTLEWLLLPQMTMATAASLGLAKELTGNIKRLGVT; encoded by the coding sequence ATGACCGCATCGCCCTTCGACCACCCCTTCCTTTCCAGCCTGCTCGGCGACGATGAAATCGCGCCCTATGTCTCCGCCGAGGCGGATATACGGGCCATGCTCTCCTTCGAGGCCGCGCTCGCCAAGGCTGAAGCCGCTCACGGCCTCATTCCTGCCGAAGCCGCAAGGCGCATCGCTGACACCTGCGCCGCCTTCTCGCCGGATATGTCCAGTCTTCGATCGGCAACGGCAAGGGACGGTGTCGTTGTTCCCGATCTCGTGAAGCAGTTGCGCGCCGATGTCGGCGAGGAAGCGGCAAAAAGCCTGCATCTCGGCGCCACCAGCCAGGATGTCATCGATACCAGCCTGATGATCCGCCTGAAGACCGTCGTCTTCCTGTTTGCCGGTCGGCTTTCCACCATTGCCGCACGGCTCGATGCGCTGGACCGCCAGTTCGGCCGGAACCGGCTGATGGGTCACACACGTATGCAGGCGGCGATCCCGATTACCGTTGCTGATCGCCTCAACGCGTGGCGCGCACCGTTGACGACCTATCGCGATCGCCTGACCGAGCAGAGTTTTCCCGTCCAGTTCGGTGGTGCGGCCGGCACCCTGGACAAGATCGGATCGCAGGCCGCCGCCATCCGCGCTTCGCTCGCCCAGGAACTCGGCCTCACCGATGCACCGCAATGGCAGAGCGGGCGTCTGCCGATCGCCGATATTGCCGGCCTGTTCGCGTCGATATCGGGCAGTCTCGGCAAGATGGGGCAGGATATCGCGCTGCTTGCCCAGGCCGGCGATGAGATCGAAATTTCAGGCGGCGGCACCTCGTCGGCCATGGCACACAAGCAGAACCCCGTCTCCGCCGAAGTCCTCGTCTCGCTCGCCCGCTTCAACGCCACTGTTCTATCGGGCATCCACCAGTCGCTTATCCACGAACAGGAACGCTCGGGCGCCGCCTGGACGCTCGAATGGCTGCTGCTGCCGCAAATGACGATGGCAACTGCCGCCAGCCTGGGACTGGCGAAGGAGCTGACGGGGAATATCAAGAGGCTTGGAGTGACCTGA
- the pcaG gene encoding protocatechuate 3,4-dioxygenase subunit alpha: MQQLGYLKETPSQTAGPYVHIGLTPNFCDISGVYDTDLGIGMVNDKTLGERITVTGRIFDGAGALVRDAVVEIWQADSAGLYNSPSEMRGAADPNFTGWGRCPTRAEDGVYSFETVKPGRVPFRDGRRQAPHITFWIVARGINIGLHTRMYFPEETEANAADPLLSRIEHRERVATMIATRDGATCHFDIYLQGPKETVFLDI; the protein is encoded by the coding sequence ATGCAGCAGCTCGGCTATCTCAAGGAAACTCCGTCGCAGACGGCAGGCCCCTATGTGCATATCGGCCTGACGCCGAATTTCTGCGACATCTCGGGCGTCTACGACACCGATCTCGGCATCGGGATGGTCAACGACAAGACGCTCGGCGAGCGTATCACCGTCACGGGCCGGATCTTCGACGGCGCCGGCGCATTGGTGCGCGATGCGGTCGTCGAGATCTGGCAGGCCGACAGCGCCGGCCTCTACAACAGCCCGTCTGAAATGCGCGGCGCCGCCGATCCCAATTTCACCGGCTGGGGCCGCTGCCCGACCCGTGCTGAAGACGGCGTCTATAGCTTCGAGACGGTCAAGCCCGGCCGCGTTCCCTTCAGGGACGGCCGCAGACAAGCCCCGCACATCACCTTCTGGATCGTCGCCCGCGGCATCAATATCGGCCTACACACGCGCATGTATTTTCCGGAGGAGACGGAGGCCAATGCCGCCGACCCACTGCTTTCCCGCATCGAACATCGCGAGCGCGTCGCAACGATGATCGCCACCCGCGACGGCGCGACCTGTCATTTCGACATCTACCTGCAGGGCCCGAAGGAAACGGTGTTTCTCGATATCTGA
- the pcaH gene encoding protocatechuate 3,4-dioxygenase subunit beta: MSERQNRKPETGAFFARDRAWHAPALTPGYKTSVLRAPQRALLSLDGTISEITGPVFGHSMIGDLDNDLILNYAQPGESAIGERIIVHGRVLDERARPVAGALVEFWQANAGGRYRHKKETYLAAIDPNFGGCGRAITDEDGRYHFRTVRPGAYPWPNGINDWRPAHIHFSIFGHGFAQRLITQMYFEGDPMIWKCPIVGTIPDKAAIEQLIAPLDWGNTIPMDSRAYKFDIVLRGRRSTMFENKLEGN; the protein is encoded by the coding sequence ATGTCCGAACGACAGAACCGCAAGCCCGAGACCGGCGCCTTTTTCGCCCGCGACCGCGCCTGGCATGCCCCGGCGCTGACCCCCGGCTACAAGACTTCCGTGCTGCGCGCGCCGCAGCGGGCGCTGCTTTCGCTCGACGGCACGATTTCCGAGATCACCGGTCCGGTCTTTGGCCATTCGATGATCGGAGACCTCGATAACGACCTGATCCTGAACTACGCGCAGCCCGGCGAAAGCGCCATCGGCGAACGCATCATCGTCCATGGCCGCGTGCTCGACGAGCGCGCCAGGCCGGTTGCAGGCGCCTTGGTGGAGTTCTGGCAGGCCAATGCCGGCGGCCGCTATCGCCACAAGAAGGAAACCTATCTGGCGGCGATCGACCCGAATTTCGGCGGCTGCGGCCGCGCCATCACCGACGAGGACGGCCGTTATCACTTCCGCACCGTCCGCCCCGGCGCCTATCCCTGGCCGAACGGCATCAACGATTGGCGCCCCGCCCATATCCATTTCTCGATCTTCGGCCATGGCTTTGCCCAGCGCCTGATCACCCAGATGTATTTCGAAGGCGACCCGATGATCTGGAAATGTCCGATCGTCGGCACGATCCCCGATAAGGCGGCGATCGAGCAGCTGATCGCGCCGCTCGACTGGGGCAACACCATTCCGATGGATTCACGCGCCTACAAATTCGATATCGTGCTGCGCGGCCGCCGCTCGACGATGTTCGAAAACAAATTGGAGGGCAACTGA
- the pcaC gene encoding 4-carboxymuconolactone decarboxylase, producing MNETASSSERYRQGMATRRAVLGDAHVDRAATASTEFDRPFQELITEAAWGHVWSRPALTKRERSIVTIALLAALGQDDEVAMHVRATANTGATREDICEALLHVAIYAGVPAANHAIKIAKQAFEQMDAEKAA from the coding sequence ATGAATGAGACCGCGTCCTCCTCCGAGCGCTATCGCCAGGGCATGGCGACCCGCCGCGCCGTGCTCGGCGACGCCCATGTCGACCGCGCCGCCACCGCGTCGACGGAGTTCGACCGCCCTTTCCAGGAGTTGATCACCGAAGCCGCCTGGGGCCATGTCTGGTCGCGCCCGGCGCTGACGAAGCGCGAGCGCTCCATCGTCACGATCGCTCTGCTTGCCGCCCTCGGCCAGGACGACGAGGTCGCCATGCATGTGCGCGCCACCGCCAATACGGGCGCAACCCGCGAGGATATTTGCGAGGCGCTGCTGCATGTGGCGATCTATGCCGGCGTTCCCGCCGCCAATCACGCGATCAAGATCGCAAAGCAGGCTTTTGAACAGATGGACGCCGAAAAGGCGGCCTGA
- the pcaD gene encoding 3-oxoadipate enol-lactonase has product MQFARINDVTIHYQVIGAPADRPVIVFTNSLGTDFRIWRDVVVRLAGEFAIVLYDKRGHGLSDVGQLPSSIEDHATDLAGLLDLLSVKDAVICGLSVGGLIAQSLYHRRPDLIRALILCDTAHKIGTAESWNARIAAVEKNGIGSIVDAIMERWFTPAFRRPENNAYAGYCNMLTRQPVEGYLAACAAIRDADFTEIAKTITVPTICIVGDQDGSTPPDLVLSTAKLISGARYEVIPDCAHIPCVEQPEALTAIIRAFLTSIPSGEVSP; this is encoded by the coding sequence GTGCAGTTCGCCCGCATAAACGACGTGACGATCCATTATCAGGTCATTGGCGCCCCTGCCGACAGGCCGGTGATCGTCTTTACCAATTCGCTGGGAACGGATTTCCGCATCTGGCGCGACGTCGTGGTACGGCTTGCCGGCGAATTCGCCATCGTGCTTTACGACAAGCGCGGCCACGGCCTTTCCGATGTCGGCCAACTTCCCTCATCGATCGAGGACCATGCGACGGATCTCGCCGGCCTTCTCGATCTACTGTCGGTCAAGGATGCCGTCATCTGCGGTCTCTCGGTCGGCGGCCTCATCGCCCAATCGCTCTATCACCGCCGGCCGGACCTGATCCGCGCGCTGATCCTCTGCGACACCGCCCACAAGATCGGCACGGCGGAGAGCTGGAACGCCCGCATCGCCGCCGTCGAAAAAAACGGCATCGGCAGCATTGTCGACGCGATCATGGAACGCTGGTTCACACCCGCCTTCCGGCGGCCCGAAAACAATGCCTATGCCGGCTATTGCAACATGCTGACGCGCCAGCCCGTCGAGGGCTATCTCGCCGCCTGCGCCGCGATCCGCGATGCCGATTTCACCGAAATCGCAAAGACGATCACTGTCCCAACGATCTGCATCGTCGGCGACCAGGACGGCTCGACGCCGCCCGATCTCGTGCTTTCGACCGCGAAGCTGATATCAGGCGCCCGTTACGAGGTCATCCCTGATTGCGCGCACATTCCCTGCGTCGAGCAGCCGGAGGCGCTGACGGCGATCATCCGCGCCTTCCTCACATCCATTCCGTCCGGAGAAGTCAGCCCATGA
- the pcaQ gene encoding pca operon transcription factor PcaQ, giving the protein MIDSRVKFRHLQTFVEVARQKSVMKAAELLHVSQPAVTKTIRELEQALGVDVFERDGRGIKITRYGEVFLRHAGAALTALRQGLDSVSQEQFSDAPPIRIGALPTVSSRIMPRAMELFLKEKTWSRVKIVTGENAVLLEQLRVGDLDIVVGRLAGAEKMAGFSFEHLYSEQVVFAVRAGHPLLDGRQSLFAGFGNYTVLMPTRGSIIRPVVENFLIANGVSSLPNQIETVSDSFGRAFLRASDAIWIISNGVVAADVADGRLALLPVDTGETRGPVGLTMRADAVQSLPQSILMQTIREAAGEVS; this is encoded by the coding sequence ATGATCGACAGCCGGGTCAAGTTCCGCCATCTGCAAACCTTTGTCGAGGTGGCGCGGCAGAAGAGCGTCATGAAGGCCGCCGAATTGCTCCATGTCAGCCAGCCGGCGGTCACCAAGACGATCCGCGAACTGGAACAGGCGCTGGGCGTCGATGTTTTCGAGCGCGACGGCCGCGGCATCAAGATCACCCGCTACGGCGAGGTCTTCCTGCGGCACGCTGGCGCTGCGCTGACGGCGCTGCGACAGGGTCTCGATTCCGTCTCGCAGGAGCAGTTTTCCGATGCGCCGCCGATCCGGATCGGTGCGCTGCCGACGGTTTCATCGCGCATCATGCCGCGGGCGATGGAACTCTTCCTCAAGGAGAAGACCTGGAGCCGGGTGAAGATCGTTACCGGCGAGAACGCAGTGCTCCTGGAGCAGCTTCGCGTCGGCGATCTCGATATCGTCGTCGGGCGCTTAGCAGGCGCCGAGAAGATGGCGGGTTTTTCCTTTGAGCATCTTTATTCCGAACAGGTGGTGTTTGCCGTGCGCGCCGGCCATCCGCTGCTCGACGGCAGGCAATCGCTCTTTGCCGGCTTCGGCAACTATACGGTGCTGATGCCGACGCGGGGTTCGATCATCCGGCCCGTAGTTGAAAATTTCCTCATCGCCAACGGCGTCTCCAGCCTGCCGAACCAGATCGAGACGGTGTCGGATTCCTTCGGCCGCGCTTTCCTGCGGGCGAGCGATGCGATCTGGATCATTTCCAACGGCGTGGTGGCCGCCGATGTCGCCGACGGGCGGCTGGCGCTTCTGCCGGTCGATACCGGCGAGACTAGGGGGCCGGTCGGGTTGACGATGCGCGCCGATGCTGTTCAGTCTCTGCCGCAATCGATCCTGATGCAGACGATCCGCGAGGCGGCAGGCGAGGTTTCCTGA
- a CDS encoding methyltransferase family protein: MESQNKDLGRRATEASVKFVVVLAVMIFVAAGSLTYWQGWLFLLNFCGWIIATTAYFLKYDRALLEQRLHVGPGAERLPAQKRIQLFNSVALIALFIGSALDHRFGWSAVPVPMVIFGNLLVAAGFYGCFLVLRQNSFASATVEIQRDQRVISSGLYSIVRHPMYAAALVLFSGMPVSLGSYWGLLAIPPAFGGLAARLLDEEKHLTRDLPGYAEYRRKVRYRLLPGLW; encoded by the coding sequence ATGGAGAGTCAGAACAAGGATCTGGGCAGGCGGGCGACGGAAGCGTCGGTGAAATTCGTCGTGGTTCTGGCGGTGATGATCTTCGTTGCGGCGGGCTCGCTGACTTATTGGCAGGGCTGGCTGTTCCTTCTCAATTTTTGCGGCTGGATCATCGCGACGACGGCCTATTTCCTGAAGTATGACCGCGCTTTGCTGGAACAGCGGCTGCATGTCGGGCCGGGCGCGGAGCGGCTACCGGCGCAAAAGCGTATTCAGCTTTTCAACAGTGTCGCGCTGATTGCGCTCTTCATCGGCTCGGCCCTCGATCATCGGTTCGGCTGGTCGGCCGTTCCGGTGCCGATGGTGATATTCGGTAATCTCCTGGTCGCGGCCGGTTTTTACGGCTGCTTCCTCGTCCTGCGTCAGAACAGCTTCGCCTCGGCGACAGTCGAGATCCAGAGGGACCAACGGGTCATTTCCAGCGGGCTCTACAGCATCGTGCGCCATCCGATGTATGCGGCGGCGCTGGTGCTCTTCTCAGGCATGCCTGTATCGCTGGGCTCCTATTGGGGCCTGCTTGCCATCCCTCCTGCCTTTGGCGGACTTGCTGCGCGGCTGCTGGATGAGGAGAAACATCTGACAAGAGACCTGCCGGGTTACGCCGAATACCGCCGCAAGGTCCGCTACCGGCTGCTGCCTGGACTATGGTGA